A region of the Dethiobacter alkaliphilus AHT 1 genome:
TCTGGCTGTCCATCCTGCCACTCTGCTTACGGCAAAAATAGGAGTAAACAGGTAAGGCGGAATCCCCAGAGCACTATAGACTAGGCCGGAATAAAAGTCTACATTGGGAAAGATTTTTTTACCGTCTCCCAAACGGGAAATCATAACCTGCTCCAGCTTGGCAGCAACTTTATACAATTCCATATGTTCAGGGTGTTCTTGGGCAAGTTGTTT
Encoded here:
- a CDS encoding citrate/2-methylcitrate synthase — translated: KQLAQEHPEHMELYKVAAKLEQVMISRLGDGKKIFPNVDFYSGLVYSALGIPPYLFTPIFAVSRVAGWTARTIEYLQNNRIFRPRAIYTGEFDKTYIPIKNR